DNA sequence from the Salinibacter grassmerensis genome:
CCTTCGGCGGCCGCCAATCGGTGGTGCCCGCGCGACGATGCTGCCTCACAGAAGCGGCGCAGATGTTACGGTTCTCCGATTCCTGGATTCTGCTTCGTCGATCACGAAAGGACTTTTCTCGAGACGTGTTGATGCAGCTACATACGCGTTCAAAATCCGAAAGCAGCCCTGTTGCGTCGTTCTCGGCTCCTGCACCCCAGGGTCGGAGAAACGACTGAGCGGCGGGTTCCGCGCAGAATCGGGGGGAGCCTGACCGTTCAATCCCAATGCCGGCTCAGGGGCGTCGGGCCGATGTCTTCTCGTCCAGGTGCGTCTGTCATGCGTGTCTCCGTTCCGCTGTGCCTTTCTCTGCTCATATTCGCCTGCCCGTCGATGGCGGACGGAGAAGAGCACCGGCAGGGTCCCCTCAACGCTCTTTCCGACCTCAATGCCTCCACCATGCCCACCGCTGCTGATTCTCTTCCCGAACCGTCCCCAGCCCTGTCCCCCATGGAGGTGATTCGCCTGCAGGTAGAGGCGCTCGGAAACAACGACACACCGTACGACGATGCCGGGATCGAGGCCGCCTTCAACTTTGCCTCCCCGGCCAATAAACGCGCCACCGGTCCGCTCCGCCGATTTCGACGACTGTTCGAGACGACCGCCTACGGGCCCATGATCGACCACGAGGAGGCGACCTACAGTGCGCCGCAGGTGGAGGGGGCTGTAGCCCGGATGGGGGTAATCCTCACCACCGCGCAGGGCGACCGCGTGGGATACCTGTTCCGTCTTTCGAAACAGGAGGAGGCCCCGTATGCGGACTGCTGGATGACCGACGGCGTCCAGCGAGTGCCGGTCGAGCAGGTCGATGCCCAAGAAATTTAGCCTGTCTCGATACAGCCCACCGGTACAACAAACCCCTCCGTGGTCCCGAGCAGGCGCTCGTTCCTGGACATCGAGAATGCAGAGACACGAAGAGACGAGTTCAGACCCGCCGGTGCACCATGGCGTGCGCCGCGGCTCCCCGTCCCTGATTGCCGCCGTTACTCACAAAGAGCTCAGACGCTTGCCCATGCCCGATTTTGTGCTTACCGAAAAGGAGCGCACGCAACAGGACGATCGGCCCGACCGGACGTTTTACCGGGAGCCTCGTCTCGTCCAACACGTCGACGAACAGTTCCGGGAGCGTCTCACCGACCTCTACCGTGAGCACCTCGGGGCGGGCGATGACGTTCTTGACCTAATGAGCAGTTGGGTGTCCCACCTGCCCGATGAGCTGGGGTTGGGGCGCGTGGCGGGACACGGGATGAACGAGGAGGAGTTGGCGGCAAACGACCGATTGGCCGAATACTTCGTTCAGGACCTGAACGAGACGCCGGGCCTTCCGCTGGAGACGGGGGCCTTCGACGCGGTCCTCTGTGCAGTGTCGGTGCAGTATCTGCGGCACCCCGGACAGGTCTTTGCCGAGGTGGCTCGCGTCCT
Encoded proteins:
- a CDS encoding class I SAM-dependent methyltransferase, coding for MPDFVLTEKERTQQDDRPDRTFYREPRLVQHVDEQFRERLTDLYREHLGAGDDVLDLMSSWVSHLPDELGLGRVAGHGMNEEELAANDRLAEYFVQDLNETPGLPLETGAFDAVLCAVSVQYLRHPGQVFAEVARVLRPGGILIVSFSNRMFAQKAIRAWRTASGPGRLQLVERYFESVEAFQKPTTVSENPFVPPTRRFMGGAPDPFYAAHARTQG
- a CDS encoding DUF4864 domain-containing protein, giving the protein MRVSVPLCLSLLIFACPSMADGEEHRQGPLNALSDLNASTMPTAADSLPEPSPALSPMEVIRLQVEALGNNDTPYDDAGIEAAFNFASPANKRATGPLRRFRRLFETTAYGPMIDHEEATYSAPQVEGAVARMGVILTTAQGDRVGYLFRLSKQEEAPYADCWMTDGVQRVPVEQVDAQEI